One window from the genome of Roseomonas haemaphysalidis encodes:
- a CDS encoding DUF2254 domain-containing protein has translation MSRWRLLLSRLLKQSWVLCSAYGIAGIAVASLAAEFQWLVPEDFAYRVGADAAGNVLGILASSMLSVTTFSLTILVSALASASSGASPRATALVVEDRTTRNALATFIGAFIFSIVGIIALASGLYGRGGRLLLLAATVAVIAIIIVTLLRWMQHLSRMGRVGETVDRIEAAALEATRQRLAAPLLGGAPRTPGRREAVPLYPTAIGYVQHIDMGALDAALDGRAMDVDSLPGRFVHPARPLAFVPAGLEADRLQRLRRAFLIGNDRSFEQDPRFGLVVLGETAAKALSAAINDSGTVIDVIHTTTRVLAAWAEQPPSPPDTPYPNIRVPALDPDDLLEDAFGPVARLGAGSLEIGIHLQKALGALAAIAPTLFATGARRQSAEALARAAEALTLPEDVARVRAAAMR, from the coding sequence GTGTCCCGCTGGCGGCTGTTGCTGAGCCGGCTGCTGAAGCAGAGTTGGGTGCTTTGCTCGGCCTACGGCATCGCGGGCATCGCCGTTGCCTCGCTGGCGGCGGAGTTCCAGTGGCTGGTGCCGGAGGACTTCGCCTACCGCGTGGGCGCGGATGCCGCCGGCAACGTGCTGGGCATCCTCGCCTCCTCCATGCTGTCGGTCACCACCTTCTCGCTGACCATCCTGGTGTCGGCGCTGGCCTCGGCCTCCTCCGGCGCCAGCCCGCGCGCCACGGCCCTGGTGGTGGAGGACCGCACCACCCGCAACGCGCTGGCCACATTCATCGGCGCCTTCATCTTCTCCATCGTCGGCATCATCGCGCTGGCTTCCGGGCTGTATGGCCGCGGCGGCCGGCTGCTGCTGCTGGCGGCCACCGTGGCGGTGATCGCCATCATCATCGTCACGCTGCTGCGCTGGATGCAGCACCTGTCCCGCATGGGGCGCGTCGGCGAAACGGTAGACCGGATCGAGGCGGCCGCGCTGGAAGCCACGCGCCAGCGGCTGGCCGCGCCGCTGCTGGGCGGCGCCCCCCGCACCCCCGGGCGGCGGGAAGCGGTGCCGCTCTACCCCACCGCCATCGGCTACGTGCAGCACATCGACATGGGCGCGCTGGATGCCGCGCTGGACGGCCGCGCCATGGACGTCGACTCGCTGCCCGGGCGCTTTGTGCACCCCGCGCGGCCGCTGGCCTTCGTGCCGGCCGGGCTGGAAGCCGACCGGCTGCAACGGCTGCGCCGCGCCTTTCTGATTGGCAACGACCGCAGCTTCGAGCAGGACCCGCGCTTCGGCCTGGTGGTGCTGGGCGAAACCGCGGCCAAGGCGCTGTCCGCCGCCATCAACGACAGCGGCACCGTGATCGACGTGATCCACACCACCACCCGGGTCCTGGCCGCCTGGGCGGAACAGCCCCCGTCGCCACCGGACACCCCCTACCCCAACATCCGCGTCCCCGCCCTGGACCCGGACGACCTGCTGGAAGACGCCTTCGGCCCCGTGGCGCGGCTTGGCGCCGGCAGCCTGGAGATCGGCATCCACCTGCAAAAGGCGCTGGGCGCGCTGGCAGCCATCGCCCCCACCCTGTTCGCGACCGGCGCCCGGAGGCAATCGGCCGAGGCGCTGGCGCGCGCCGCCGAGGCGTTGACCCTGCCGGAAGACGTGGCGCGGGTGCGGGCGGCGGCGATGCGCTGA
- a CDS encoding accessory factor UbiK family protein, giving the protein MTDTMNDGMGGPNKRGRFFDDLAGMAGGAFSVMAGARAEIEAAVKAQVEIVAQKLELVRREDLDAALEVARRAREEASALSLRVAALEAKLGGGEGQPASKAEGSSSVEPEAVDPNPKEDPTDPASLS; this is encoded by the coding sequence ATGACGGATACCATGAACGACGGCATGGGCGGCCCGAACAAGCGCGGCCGCTTTTTCGACGACCTGGCCGGCATGGCCGGCGGCGCCTTCTCGGTGATGGCCGGCGCGCGCGCCGAGATCGAGGCGGCGGTCAAGGCGCAGGTCGAGATCGTGGCGCAGAAGCTGGAGCTGGTGCGGCGCGAGGACCTGGACGCGGCGCTGGAAGTGGCCCGCCGGGCGCGCGAGGAGGCCTCGGCCCTGTCGCTGCGGGTGGCGGCGCTGGAAGCCAAGCTCGGCGGCGGCGAGGGCCAGCCGGCGAGCAAGGCCGAGGGCTCTTCCTCGGTGGAGCCCGAGGCGGTGGACCCGAACCCCAAGGAAGACCCGACGGACCCGGCCAGCCTGTCCTGA
- the rfaD gene encoding ADP-glyceromanno-heptose 6-epimerase, with the protein MYLVTGGAGFIGSNLVAALCARGEEVLVVDRLRAGDAGREKWRNLAHHGIAGILDPDRLWDYLADAPRPQAILHLGAVSDTTVRDGDLVAENNLSLTLRLWSWCAEHGVPLVYASSAATYGAGEHGFDDDASPEALARLRPLNLYGWSKHATDRRIADLLARGRAAPPQWAGLKFFNVYGPNEFHKGRMASVVLHKFRQITAGAPATLFKSDRAGIEDGEQLRDFVHVDDCVAAMLWLLDNPGVSGLFNVGTGTARSFLDLTRAIYAALGKAPDIHFIDMPADLEGKYQSYTQARMDRLRLAGFSHPPTALEEGVARYVRNVLLQPDPYI; encoded by the coding sequence ATGTATCTAGTGACCGGGGGCGCAGGTTTCATCGGCTCCAACCTCGTCGCCGCCCTTTGCGCGCGGGGCGAGGAAGTGCTGGTGGTGGACCGCCTGCGGGCCGGCGACGCCGGGCGCGAGAAGTGGCGCAACCTGGCGCATCACGGCATCGCCGGCATCCTGGACCCCGACCGGCTGTGGGACTACTTGGCCGACGCGCCCCGCCCGCAGGCCATCCTGCACCTCGGCGCCGTCAGCGACACCACGGTGCGCGACGGCGACCTTGTGGCCGAAAACAACCTGTCCCTGACCCTGCGGCTGTGGAGCTGGTGCGCCGAGCACGGCGTGCCGCTGGTCTACGCCTCCTCGGCCGCCACCTACGGCGCCGGCGAGCATGGCTTCGACGACGACGCCAGCCCTGAAGCCCTGGCGCGGCTGCGGCCGCTGAACCTGTATGGCTGGTCCAAGCACGCCACCGACCGGCGCATCGCCGACCTGCTGGCGCGCGGCCGCGCGGCGCCGCCGCAATGGGCCGGGCTGAAGTTCTTCAACGTCTACGGCCCCAACGAATTCCACAAGGGCCGCATGGCCAGCGTGGTGCTGCACAAGTTCCGCCAGATCACCGCCGGCGCCCCCGCCACCCTGTTCAAGAGCGACCGCGCCGGCATCGAGGATGGAGAGCAGCTGCGCGACTTCGTGCATGTGGACGACTGCGTGGCCGCCATGCTGTGGCTCTTGGACAATCCTGGGGTGTCCGGCCTGTTCAACGTCGGCACCGGCACCGCGCGCTCGTTCCTGGACCTGACGCGCGCCATCTACGCGGCGCTGGGCAAGGCGCCCGACATCCACTTCATCGACATGCCGGCCGACCTGGAAGGCAAGTACCAGTCCTACACCCAGGCCCGCATGGACCGGCTGCGGCTGGCCGGCTTCAGCCACCCGCCCACGGCGCTGGAGGAGGGCGTCGCCCGCTACGTGCGGAACGTCCTGCTGCAGCCCGACCCCTACATCTGA
- the lgt gene encoding prolipoprotein diacylglyceryl transferase, with product MLPVIAFPNIDPVLVQFGPLAIRWYALAYIAGIVIGWQWMKRLVRLGPAVATREQVDDFVTWAVLGVILGGRLGYTLFYGFERYLHAPWEILYVWQGGMSFHGGAAGVILAIILYCRQQKISILGFGDRICAVVPVGLFFGRLANFINGELWGRVSDVPWAMVFPNGGPLPRHPSQLYQALMEGLILLVIVQMLISIPAIRARLGFTAGAFLAGYGVARMVGELFRQPDAQLGFLFAGVTMGQLLSVPMVLVGLWLMLRAKPVAAV from the coding sequence ATGCTCCCCGTGATCGCCTTCCCCAACATCGACCCGGTGCTGGTGCAGTTCGGCCCGCTGGCCATCCGCTGGTACGCGCTGGCCTATATCGCCGGCATCGTCATCGGCTGGCAGTGGATGAAGCGGCTGGTGCGCCTCGGCCCCGCCGTCGCCACGCGCGAGCAGGTGGACGACTTCGTCACCTGGGCGGTGCTGGGCGTCATCCTGGGCGGCCGGCTCGGCTACACCCTGTTCTACGGCTTCGAGCGGTATCTGCACGCGCCGTGGGAGATCCTCTACGTGTGGCAGGGCGGCATGTCCTTCCACGGTGGTGCCGCGGGCGTGATCCTGGCGATCATCCTGTATTGCCGGCAGCAGAAGATCAGCATCCTCGGCTTCGGCGACCGCATCTGCGCCGTGGTGCCGGTGGGGCTGTTCTTCGGGCGGCTGGCCAACTTCATCAACGGCGAGCTGTGGGGCCGGGTGTCGGACGTGCCCTGGGCCATGGTGTTTCCGAACGGCGGCCCCCTGCCGCGCCACCCCAGCCAGCTCTACCAGGCGCTGATGGAAGGGCTGATCCTGCTGGTGATCGTGCAGATGCTGATCAGCATCCCGGCCATCCGCGCCCGCCTCGGCTTCACCGCCGGCGCGTTCCTGGCCGGCTACGGCGTGGCGCGCATGGTGGGCGAATTGTTCCGCCAGCCCGATGCGCAGCTTGGCTTCCTGTTCGCCGGCGTCACCATGGGGCAGCTGCTGTCGGTGCCCATGGTGCTGGTGGGGCTGTGGCTGATGCTGCGCGCGAAGCCGGTGGCGGCGGTCTGA
- the moaA gene encoding GTP 3',8-cyclase MoaA, with protein sequence MIDPFGRAISYLRVSVTDRCDLRCVYCMAEDMTFLPKAEILSLEELDRLCGAFIGLGVQRIRLTGGEPLVRKDVMRLFQSLGARLGEGGLKELTVTTNGTQLTKHAEALYAAGVRRINVSLDSLDPGTFKALTRWGKLEQTLDGVFAAKAAGLQVKINAVAMKGVNEQEFDRLIAWCGEHGFDLTLIETMPMGDITGDRTDQYLPLSQVRADLRRRWTLQDTDYSTGGPARYYTVAETGQRLGLITPMTHNFCESCNRVRLTCTGTLYMCLGQDDAADLRAVLRDPSVDEAGLRQAITDAIARKPKGHDFVIDRRRPAAAVQRHMSVTGG encoded by the coding sequence ATGATCGACCCGTTTGGCCGGGCCATCAGCTACCTCCGCGTTTCCGTGACCGACCGCTGCGACCTGCGCTGCGTGTACTGCATGGCGGAGGACATGACCTTTCTGCCCAAGGCGGAGATCCTGTCGCTGGAGGAGCTGGACCGCCTGTGCGGCGCCTTTATCGGCCTGGGCGTGCAGCGCATCCGCCTGACGGGCGGCGAGCCGCTGGTGCGCAAGGACGTGATGCGCCTGTTCCAGAGCCTGGGCGCGCGGCTGGGCGAAGGCGGGCTCAAGGAGCTGACGGTCACCACCAACGGCACGCAGCTCACCAAGCATGCCGAGGCGCTGTATGCCGCCGGCGTGCGCCGCATCAATGTGTCGCTGGATTCGCTGGACCCGGGCACTTTCAAGGCGCTGACGCGCTGGGGCAAGCTGGAGCAGACGCTGGACGGCGTCTTCGCCGCCAAGGCCGCCGGGCTGCAGGTGAAGATCAACGCGGTGGCCATGAAGGGCGTCAACGAGCAGGAGTTCGACCGGCTGATCGCCTGGTGCGGCGAGCACGGCTTCGACCTGACGCTGATCGAGACCATGCCGATGGGCGACATCACCGGCGACCGCACGGACCAGTACCTGCCGCTGTCCCAGGTGCGCGCCGACCTGCGCCGCCGCTGGACGCTGCAGGACACCGACTACAGCACCGGCGGCCCCGCACGGTACTACACCGTGGCGGAAACCGGCCAGCGCCTGGGCCTGATCACGCCCATGACCCACAACTTCTGCGAAAGCTGCAACCGGGTGCGGCTGACCTGCACCGGCACGCTCTACATGTGCCTGGGCCAGGACGACGCGGCCGACCTGCGCGCCGTGCTGCGCGACCCCTCGGTGGACGAGGCCGGGCTCAGGCAGGCGATCACGGATGCCATCGCCCGCAAGCCCAAGGGGCATGACTTCGTCATCGACCGCCGCCGGCCGGCGGCGGCGGTGCAGCGGCACATGAGCGTCACGGGGGGCTGA
- a CDS encoding class I SAM-dependent methyltransferase has protein sequence MARAAAAYYAGRDPFGARGDFITAPEISQAFGECLGLWAAVVWQQMGAPAVVHLAECGPGRGTLMADALRAIGGVMPEFRAALRLHLVETSPALRDAQRAALGEATWHDTLATLPDGPLILLGNEFLDALPIRQFIRRGTGWMERFVRDGGFVEQPAGAPALPATAPEGEIREWGEAAEALVAALAARLATQGGAALFLDYGPAASGPGDSLQALSRHGAADPLGPPGEADITAHVDFAALARAAGAQGATAHGPVPQGLFLQSLGLVSRAAMLARAAPRTAGLQLSAAQRLVAPEGMGRLFKALALCHPGQPVPPGFEGNA, from the coding sequence ATGGCCCGCGCCGCCGCCGCCTACTACGCCGGCCGGGACCCCTTCGGCGCGCGGGGCGACTTCATCACGGCGCCCGAGATCAGCCAGGCCTTCGGCGAATGCCTGGGGCTGTGGGCCGCCGTGGTGTGGCAGCAGATGGGCGCGCCCGCCGTGGTGCACCTGGCCGAATGCGGCCCCGGGCGCGGCACGCTGATGGCCGACGCGCTGCGCGCCATCGGCGGCGTGATGCCGGAATTCCGCGCCGCGCTGCGGCTGCACCTGGTGGAAACCTCGCCCGCCCTGCGCGATGCGCAGCGCGCCGCCCTGGGCGAGGCCACCTGGCACGACACCCTCGCCACCCTGCCGGACGGCCCGCTGATCCTGTTGGGCAACGAGTTCCTGGACGCGCTGCCGATCCGCCAGTTCATCCGCCGCGGCACCGGGTGGATGGAGCGCTTTGTCCGGGACGGCGGCTTCGTGGAGCAGCCGGCCGGGGCCCCCGCCCTGCCCGCCACGGCGCCGGAGGGCGAGATCCGCGAATGGGGCGAGGCGGCGGAGGCGCTGGTCGCGGCCCTCGCCGCCCGGCTGGCCACGCAAGGCGGCGCCGCGCTGTTTCTGGACTACGGCCCGGCCGCAAGCGGCCCCGGCGACAGCCTGCAGGCGCTGTCCCGCCACGGCGCCGCCGACCCGCTGGGCCCGCCGGGCGAGGCCGACATCACCGCGCATGTGGACTTCGCGGCCCTGGCGCGCGCCGCGGGGGCGCAGGGGGCCACCGCGCATGGTCCGGTGCCGCAGGGGCTGTTCCTGCAATCGCTCGGGCTGGTGTCGCGGGCTGCCATGCTGGCGCGCGCCGCGCCGCGCACGGCGGGCCTGCAGCTGTCCGCCGCCCAGCGGCTGGTCGCGCCGGAAGGCATGGGGCGGCTGTTCAAGGCGCTGGCGCTGTGCCACCCAGGGCAACCCGTCCCGCCCGGCTTCGAGGGAAACGCCTGA
- a CDS encoding MBOAT family O-acyltransferase, with protein sequence MAFSSIIFLFYFLPLFLLAYLALPAARMWVIIAGSVLFYAWGEPFYLGLLLLFIVMNWWLGLRLERAPPALARALLVLGVGANLLLLGGFKYTGFLLTQLDALLHGLGLPALPVPSIPLPLGISFFAFQGISYLMDIRRREVAAQPSLAKFAMYKTMFPQLIAGPILRYRQIAHEIGDRRIDPARFRLGIELFIAGLAQKVLIANTVALPADQVFALPPGSLTAATAWLGAVCYTVQIFFDFSGYTTMAIGLGHMLGFSLPPNFNRPYAARSVTDFWRRWHMSLSSWFRDYLYIPLGGNRHGPWRTYANLLAVFALCGLWHGAAWTFLAWGLYHGLFLILERAAGHRPALAAWGAWVPLPLRHAYLLLVVLAGWVLFRADTLGHAGQVFAAMAGFGTGGADTLPVAFYAPASVWTALGAAVLMVLWKRDPARWTAAAAGTPRSERGDRRLALRFAGGAVLLVVSAAVLAAGTHNPFIYFRF encoded by the coding sequence GTGGCGTTCAGTTCGATCATCTTCCTGTTCTACTTCCTGCCGCTGTTCCTGCTGGCCTACCTGGCGCTGCCGGCGGCGCGCATGTGGGTCATCATCGCCGGCAGCGTGCTGTTCTACGCCTGGGGCGAGCCCTTCTACCTGGGGCTGCTGCTGCTGTTCATCGTCATGAACTGGTGGCTGGGGCTGCGGCTGGAACGCGCCCCCCCGGCGCTCGCCCGCGCGCTGCTGGTGCTGGGCGTCGGCGCCAACCTCCTGCTGCTGGGCGGCTTCAAGTACACCGGCTTCCTGCTGACGCAGCTCGACGCCCTGCTGCACGGCCTCGGCTTGCCGGCGCTGCCGGTCCCCAGCATCCCGCTGCCGCTCGGCATCTCCTTCTTCGCCTTCCAGGGCATCTCCTACCTGATGGACATCCGGCGGCGGGAGGTGGCGGCGCAGCCCAGCCTCGCCAAGTTCGCGATGTACAAGACCATGTTCCCGCAGCTCATCGCCGGTCCCATCCTGCGCTACCGGCAGATCGCGCACGAGATCGGCGACCGGCGCATCGACCCCGCCCGCTTCCGCCTGGGCATCGAGTTGTTCATCGCCGGGCTGGCGCAGAAGGTGCTGATCGCCAACACCGTGGCGCTGCCGGCGGACCAGGTCTTCGCGCTGCCGCCCGGCTCGCTCACCGCCGCCACCGCCTGGCTCGGCGCCGTCTGCTACACGGTGCAGATCTTCTTCGACTTTTCCGGCTACACCACCATGGCCATCGGGCTCGGCCACATGCTGGGCTTCAGCCTGCCGCCCAACTTCAACCGGCCCTACGCGGCGCGCTCCGTCACCGACTTCTGGCGCCGCTGGCACATGTCGCTGTCGTCCTGGTTCCGCGACTACCTCTACATTCCGCTCGGCGGCAACCGGCACGGGCCGTGGCGCACCTACGCCAACCTGCTGGCGGTCTTCGCGCTGTGCGGGCTGTGGCACGGCGCGGCCTGGACCTTTCTGGCCTGGGGCCTGTACCACGGACTGTTCCTGATCCTGGAGCGCGCCGCCGGCCACAGGCCCGCGCTGGCCGCCTGGGGCGCGTGGGTGCCGCTGCCGTTGCGCCACGCCTACCTGCTGCTGGTGGTACTGGCCGGCTGGGTGCTGTTCCGCGCCGACACGCTGGGCCATGCCGGGCAGGTCTTCGCCGCCATGGCGGGCTTCGGCACCGGCGGGGCCGATACGCTGCCGGTGGCCTTCTACGCCCCGGCCTCCGTTTGGACGGCACTGGGGGCCGCGGTGCTGATGGTGCTGTGGAAGCGCGACCCCGCCCGCTGGACCGCCGCCGCCGCCGGTACCCCCCGCTCCGAACGCGGCGACCGCCGCCTGGCCCTGCGCTTCGCGGGCGGCGCCGTGCTGCTGGTGGTTTCGGCGGCCGTGCTGGCGGCCGGCACCCACAACCCCTTCATCTATTTCAGGTTCTGA
- a CDS encoding TerC family protein — MDLSAWMPELIALGQVLLIDLVLAGDNAIVVGMAAAGLPADQRRKAIFWGIAAATIMRIGFAAITTQLLAIVGLTLAGGVLLLWVCYKMFRELQRGHQPEMSEAELAAQAPGERKTLKGAIIQILVADVSMSLDNVLAVAGAAKEHLWVLVVGLGISVVLMGVAATFIARLLERHRWIAWVGLLVILYVAVQMMWTGGGEVLPYLTGTPAATPATPAP, encoded by the coding sequence ATGGATCTCTCCGCCTGGATGCCTGAGCTGATCGCGCTCGGGCAGGTGCTCCTGATCGACCTCGTGCTCGCGGGCGACAATGCCATCGTCGTCGGCATGGCCGCCGCCGGCCTGCCGGCCGACCAGCGCCGCAAGGCGATCTTCTGGGGCATCGCCGCCGCCACCATCATGCGGATCGGCTTTGCCGCCATCACCACCCAGCTTCTCGCGATCGTCGGCCTGACGCTGGCGGGCGGCGTGCTGCTGCTGTGGGTCTGCTACAAGATGTTCCGCGAGTTGCAGCGCGGCCACCAGCCGGAAATGAGCGAGGCGGAGCTGGCGGCCCAGGCGCCGGGCGAGCGCAAGACGCTGAAGGGCGCCATCATCCAGATCCTGGTGGCCGACGTGTCCATGAGCCTGGACAACGTGCTGGCCGTGGCGGGCGCCGCCAAGGAGCACCTGTGGGTGCTGGTCGTCGGCCTCGGTATCTCCGTGGTGCTGATGGGCGTCGCCGCCACCTTCATCGCGCGGCTGCTGGAGCGGCACCGCTGGATCGCCTGGGTGGGCCTGCTGGTCATCCTGTATGTCGCCGTGCAGATGATGTGGACCGGCGGCGGCGAGGTGCTGCCCTACCTGACCGGCACGCCGGCCGCGACCCCGGCCACGCCGGCGCCCTGA
- the purB gene encoding adenylosuccinate lyase, whose product MVPRYSRPEMVAIWAPESRYRIWFEIEALAAEAMGQLGTIPAEAARTIRDKGGPRAAAMGAADIARIDEIESVTRHDVIAFLTWMAEGIGEDARFMHQGMTSSDVLDTCLSVQLTRAADLLIADLDRVLAALKARAIEHKFTPTIGRSHGIHAEPTTFGLKLAGHYAEFARCRARMVTARAEVATCAISGPVGTFASVDPKVEAFVAEKLGLAVDPVSTQVIPRDRHAAFFCTLAVVASAIERLATEVRHLQRSEVREAEEYFHPGQKGSSAMPHKRNPVLSENLTGLARIVRGYAVPALENVALWHERDISHSSVERVIGPDATITLDFALARLAGMMEKLTVYPARMEANLESLGGVVHSQKVLLALTQAGLSREGAYAAVQRAAMATWTKLAEPDGRSFRDNLLADPEVAGKMDAAALDTAIDPQRDFRHVETIFARVFA is encoded by the coding sequence ATGGTTCCCCGTTATTCCCGCCCCGAGATGGTCGCGATCTGGGCCCCCGAGTCCCGCTACCGCATCTGGTTCGAGATCGAGGCCCTGGCGGCGGAGGCGATGGGCCAGCTCGGCACCATCCCGGCCGAGGCGGCGCGCACCATCCGCGACAAGGGCGGCCCGCGCGCCGCGGCCATGGGGGCCGCCGACATCGCCCGCATCGACGAGATCGAGAGCGTGACGCGCCACGACGTCATCGCCTTTCTGACCTGGATGGCGGAGGGCATCGGCGAGGACGCCCGCTTCATGCACCAGGGCATGACCTCGTCGGACGTGCTGGACACCTGCCTGTCCGTGCAGCTCACCCGCGCCGCCGACCTCTTGATCGCCGACCTCGACCGCGTGCTGGCGGCGCTGAAGGCGCGCGCCATCGAGCACAAGTTCACGCCGACCATCGGCCGCTCCCACGGCATCCATGCCGAGCCCACCACCTTTGGCCTGAAGCTCGCCGGCCACTACGCCGAGTTCGCCCGCTGCCGCGCCCGCATGGTCACGGCCCGCGCCGAGGTCGCCACCTGCGCCATCTCCGGCCCCGTCGGCACTTTTGCGAGTGTCGACCCGAAGGTGGAGGCCTTCGTGGCGGAGAAGCTCGGCCTCGCGGTCGACCCCGTCTCCACCCAGGTGATCCCGCGCGACCGCCACGCCGCCTTCTTCTGCACCCTGGCCGTGGTCGCCTCGGCGATCGAGCGGCTGGCGACCGAGGTCCGGCACCTGCAGCGCTCCGAGGTGCGCGAGGCGGAGGAATACTTCCACCCGGGCCAGAAGGGCTCGTCCGCCATGCCGCACAAGCGCAACCCGGTGCTGTCCGAGAACCTCACCGGCCTCGCGCGCATCGTGCGCGGCTACGCCGTGCCGGCGCTGGAAAACGTGGCGCTGTGGCATGAGCGCGACATCAGCCACAGCAGCGTGGAACGCGTGATCGGCCCCGATGCCACCATCACGCTGGACTTCGCCCTCGCGCGCCTGGCCGGCATGATGGAAAAGCTGACCGTCTACCCGGCGCGCATGGAAGCCAACCTGGAAAGCCTCGGCGGCGTGGTGCACAGCCAGAAGGTCTTGCTGGCGCTGACCCAGGCGGGGCTGTCGCGCGAAGGCGCCTACGCCGCCGTGCAGCGCGCCGCCATGGCCACCTGGACCAAGCTGGCCGAGCCGGACGGCCGCTCCTTCCGCGACAACCTGCTGGCCGACCCGGAGGTGGCCGGCAAGATGGACGCGGCCGCGCTGGACACCGCGATCGACCCGCAGCGCGACTTCCGCCACGTCGAGACCATCTTCGCCCGCGTCTTCGCCTGA
- a CDS encoding YjbE family putative metal transport protein (Members of this highly hydrophobic protein family,regularly are found preceded by the yybP-ykoY manganese riboswitch (see RF00080). A metal cation transport function is proposed.), whose amino-acid sequence MEAYSGMLSGLAEIIWLNIILSGDNAVVIGLAAAGLPAHQRGRAVLFGIIAAAVLRIIFSIFATLLLSLWWIDIVGGLALLYIAFTFFRELRQDKHEEAGDAPVQEKSLGQALWQIVLADVSMSLDNVLAVAAVARANLTLLIIGLAVSIVMMGLLGGLLAKLLERFKFIAYIGVALIVWIGAQLLWEGLIMANAALQLGLPLPGVTH is encoded by the coding sequence ATGGAAGCGTATAGCGGCATGCTGTCTGGCCTTGCCGAGATCATCTGGCTCAACATCATCCTGTCCGGCGACAACGCAGTGGTGATCGGCCTCGCCGCCGCCGGCCTGCCGGCGCACCAGCGCGGCCGCGCCGTGCTGTTCGGCATCATCGCCGCCGCCGTGCTGCGCATCATCTTCTCCATCTTCGCGACGCTGCTGCTGTCGCTGTGGTGGATCGACATCGTCGGCGGCCTGGCGCTGCTCTACATCGCCTTCACCTTCTTCCGCGAGCTGCGCCAGGACAAGCACGAGGAAGCGGGCGACGCTCCGGTGCAGGAAAAGTCGCTCGGCCAGGCGCTGTGGCAGATCGTGCTGGCCGACGTGTCCATGAGCCTGGACAACGTGCTGGCCGTGGCCGCCGTGGCGCGCGCCAACCTGACGCTGCTGATCATCGGCCTCGCTGTCTCCATCGTGATGATGGGCCTGCTGGGCGGGTTGTTGGCCAAGCTGCTGGAACGCTTCAAGTTCATTGCCTACATCGGCGTGGCGCTGATCGTCTGGATCGGCGCACAGCTTTTGTGGGAGGGACTGATCATGGCCAATGCCGCGCTGCAGCTCGGGCTGCCGTTGCCGGGAGTGACGCATTGA
- a CDS encoding sulfite exporter TauE/SafE family protein gives MADLWPQAVALVWDWRFLVAALCTAVAGVMRGYSGFGTAILLAPVYSTLWSPRTGVPVVLLMELFVSAYLLPRAFAFANKRLIGPICAAAVLAMPFGAVVLLHADGALLRRVIGAFVLVFGLLMSSSWRYHGTRPLSLNIAVGLVSGLLKGATGMAGPPVILYLLAGKEEAAQHRANLILYFGVLGVAAVLPPLWAGLIGLPALLMTALMLPVMLVSVPVGARLFHVIPLRWYRRLALLLLVGAGLFALLG, from the coding sequence ATGGCCGACCTCTGGCCGCAGGCCGTGGCGCTGGTCTGGGACTGGCGCTTCCTGGTCGCCGCGCTGTGCACCGCCGTGGCGGGGGTGATGCGCGGCTATTCCGGCTTCGGCACCGCCATCCTGCTGGCGCCGGTGTATTCCACGCTGTGGAGCCCGCGCACCGGCGTGCCGGTGGTGCTGCTGATGGAGCTGTTCGTTTCCGCCTACCTGCTGCCGCGCGCCTTTGCCTTCGCCAACAAGCGGCTGATCGGCCCCATCTGCGCCGCCGCCGTGCTGGCCATGCCCTTTGGCGCCGTGGTGCTGCTGCATGCGGACGGCGCCCTGCTGCGGCGGGTGATCGGCGCCTTTGTGCTGGTGTTCGGCCTGCTGATGAGCTCCTCCTGGCGCTACCACGGCACCCGGCCGCTTTCGCTGAACATCGCGGTGGGGCTGGTGTCGGGGCTGCTCAAGGGTGCCACCGGCATGGCCGGGCCGCCGGTCATCCTGTACCTGCTGGCCGGCAAGGAGGAGGCGGCGCAGCACCGCGCCAACCTGATCCTGTATTTCGGCGTGCTTGGCGTCGCCGCCGTGCTGCCGCCGCTGTGGGCCGGGCTGATCGGCCTGCCGGCACTGCTGATGACCGCGCTGATGCTGCCGGTGATGCTGGTGTCCGTGCCGGTCGGCGCGCGGCTGTTCCACGTCATCCCGCTGCGCTGGTACCGGCGCCTGGCCCTGCTGCTGCTGGTGGGCGCCGGGCTGTTCGCCTTGCTGGGATGA